One genomic segment of Hordeum vulgare subsp. vulgare chromosome 2H, MorexV3_pseudomolecules_assembly, whole genome shotgun sequence includes these proteins:
- the LOC123429153 gene encoding uncharacterized protein LOC123429153 isoform X1 has translation MAHHATDVHQWLSATGALLDEDTSLWLSPGDNPADGGLLIGSNGDTYYMPPVYAAAGSKEKGKKKEIAAMFCHCILNDFVTMFRWKSLSIESDPSVYKLIFCLQIIACYCHY, from the exons ATGGCTCATCATGCGACGGACGTCCATCAATG GCTCTCCGCCACGGGTGCGCTCCTGGATGAAGACACTTCGCTATGGCTGTCGCCGGGAGATAACCCGGCTGATGGTGGATTGCTCATTGGATCAAATGGAGACACATATTATATGCCACCCG TGTACGCTGCTGCTGGTAGTAAagagaaaggaaagaaaaaagagatTGCTGCCATGTTCTGCCACTGTATTCTGAACGACTTCGTGACTATGTTTAGGTGGAAATCCTTGAGCATTGAGAGTGACCCTTCAGTATACAAGCTTATCTTCTGTTTACAAATAATAGCTTGCTACTGCCATTATTAA
- the LOC123429153 gene encoding uncharacterized protein LOC123429153 isoform X2 produces MAHHATDVHQWLSATGALLDEDTSLWLSPGDNPADGGLLIGSNGDTYYMPPDTARKLDDTVNEENLPGQTIGEKLWSFLTWWRQGNPVDE; encoded by the exons ATGGCTCATCATGCGACGGACGTCCATCAATG GCTCTCCGCCACGGGTGCGCTCCTGGATGAAGACACTTCGCTATGGCTGTCGCCGGGAGATAACCCGGCTGATGGTGGATTGCTCATTGGATCAAATGGAGACACATATTATATGCCACCCG ACACGGCACGGAAGCTGGATGACACTGTCAATGAGGAAAATCTTCCTGGACAAACTATAGGGGAGAAACTTTGGAGTTTTCTTACGTGGTGGCGTCAAGGAAATCCGGTTGATGAATGA